In the Balaenoptera acutorostrata chromosome 7, mBalAcu1.1, whole genome shotgun sequence genome, one interval contains:
- the LOC103000108 gene encoding diphthamide biosynthesis protein 3-like isoform X1, producing the protein MALFHDEMEIKDFQYDEGSETYFYPCLCGDNFCITKEDTENGDDVATRPGCSLIIQVIYDKDQFTCGGTVPAPSPNKELVKC; encoded by the coding sequence ATGGCATTGTTTCATGATGAGATGGAGATCAAGGACTTCCAATATGACGAGGGCTCGGAGACGTACTTCTACCCCTGCCTGTGTGGGGATAACTTCTGCATCACCAAGGAAGATACGGAGAATGGGGACGATGTGGCAACGCGCCCTGGCTGCTCTCTCATTATACAagtgatttatgacaaagatcAGTTTACGTGTGGAGGGACAgtcccagccccttcccccaaCAAAGAACTAGTTAAATGCTGA
- the CRYGN gene encoding gamma-crystallin N, with product MAQRSGKDGGRGQGRPTRLMPFASDNPEQRAAFKITLYEGKHFTGRKLEVFGDCDNFQDRGFTNRVNSVRVESGAWVCFDHPDFRGQQFVLEHGDYPDFYRWNRHNDHMGSCRPVGMHGEHFRLEIFEGCNFTGQCLEFKDDCPFLQSQGWAKNWVNAIKVYGDGAWVLYEEPNYRGRMYLVERGDFRSFSDWEAHSARVQSLRRVANFY from the exons ATGGCGCAGCGCTCGGGGAAG GATGGGGGCCGGGGACAGGGGCGGCCAACCCGCTTGATGCCCTTTGCATCTGACAACCCCGAGCAGA GGGCTGCGTTCAAG ATTACTCTCTACGAGGGCAAGCACTTCACGGGGCGGAAGCTGGAGGTCTTCGGGGACTGTGACAACTTCCAAGACCGAGGCTTTACGAACCGGGTGAACTCCGTCCGCGTGGAGAGTGGGGCCTGGGTCTGCTTCGATCACCCCGACTTCCGGGGCCAGCAGTTCGTCCTGGAGCACGGCGACTACCCCGACTTCTACCGCTGGAACAGACACAACGACCACATGGGCTCCTGTCGGCCTGTTGGAATG CATGGGGAGCATTTCCGCCTAGAAATCTTCGAGGGCTGCAACTTCACGGGCCAGTGCCTGGAGTTCAAGGACGACTGTCCCTTCCTTCAGAGTCAGGGCTGGGCCAAGAACTGGGTCAACGCCATCAAGGTGTACGGGGACGGAGC GTGGGTCCTGTACGAGGAGCCCAACTACCGCGGCCGCATGTACCTGGTGGAGCGGGGCGACTTCCGCAGCTTCTCCGACTGGGAGGCCCACAGCGCGCGCGTCCAGTCCCTCCGCCGCGTGGCCAACTTCTACTAA
- the LOC103000108 gene encoding diphthamide biosynthesis protein 3-like isoform X2 — MALFHDEMEIKDFQYDEGSETYFYPCLCGDNFCITKDQFTCGGTVPAPSPNKELVKC, encoded by the exons ATGGCATTGTTTCATGATGAGATGGAGATCAAGGACTTCCAATATGACGAGGGCTCGGAGACGTACTTCTACCCCTGCCTGTGTGGGGATAACTTCTGCATCAC caaagatcAGTTTACGTGTGGAGGGACAgtcccagccccttcccccaaCAAAGAACTAGTTAAATGCTGA